A region of Aquila chrysaetos chrysaetos chromosome 13, bAquChr1.4, whole genome shotgun sequence DNA encodes the following proteins:
- the USP39 gene encoding U4/U6.U5 tri-snRNP-associated protein 2 isoform X2: MPPPRLRTAAPAPAQWAGCRAAGSGSGRPGRPRGARAAAGPPPPPPPPHRGARRGAAGRGRRSVPGGGGRRSGTAGGGRRRSRAWPSRCRWIPPVSSGNRAPGPGGAPLPPPAPCGSSVSVSLMVTPIRSPNPPCAMAVSTPRTSAAGTAPTWTPSTSRGLKSHAYIHSVQFSHHVFLNLHTLKFYCLPDNYEIIDSSLEDITYVLKPTFTAQQITNLDKQAKLSRAYDGTTYLPGIVGLNNIKANDYANAVLQALSNVPPLRNYFLEEENYKSIQRPPGDIMFLLVQRFGELMRKLWNPRNFKAHVSPHEMLQAVVLCSKKNFQITKQGDGVDFLSWFLNALHSALGGTKKKKKTIVTDVFQGSMRIFTKKLPHPDLPAEEKAQLLQNTEYQEMMVESTFMYLTLDLPTAPLYKDEKEQLIIPQVPLFSILAKFNGATEKEYKTYKENFLKRFQLTKLPPYLIFCIKRFTKNNFFVEKNPTIVNFPITNVDLREYLSEEVQAAHTNTTYDLIANIVHDGKPSEGSYRIHVLHHGTGKWYELQDLQVTDILPQMITLSEAYIQIWKRREEDETNQQGA; this comes from the exons ATGCCGCCTCCGCGTCTGCGCACTGCGGCCCCCGCGCCTGCGCAGTGGGCGGGATGTCGAGCCGCGGGAAGCGGGAGCGGGAGGCccgggcggccccgcggggcccgggcggcggcgggtcctcctcctcctcctcctcctcctcatcgCGGGGCTCGTCGCGGAGCCGCCGGGAGGGGGAGGCGGAGCGTtcccgggggcggcgggaggcggagCGGGAccgcgggcggcgggaggcggcggagcCGGGCCTGGCCCTCCCGCTGCCGGTGGATCCCGCCCGTATCAAGCGGGAACCGGGCACCGGGTCCTGGGGGGGCTCCGCTACCCCCGCCGGCCCCGTGCGGGTCAAGCGTGAGCGTGAGCCTGATGGTGACTCCGATCCGGAGCCCGAACCCACCG TGCGCTATGGCCGTTTCGACCCCGAGGACCAGCGCAGCCGGCACTGCCCCTACCTGGACACCATCAACAA GCCGCGGGCTGAAGTCTCACGCCTACATCCACAGCGTCCAGTTCAGCCACCATGTCTTCCTCAACCTCCACACCCTCAAGTTTTACTGCCTCCCTGATAACTACGAGATCATCGACTCCTCGCTGGAGGACATCACG TACGTGCTGAAGCCCACCTTCACTGCGCAGCAGATCACCAACCTGGACAAGCAGGCCAAGCTCTCCCGTGCATACGACGGCACCACGTACCTGCCCGGCATCGTGGGGCTCAACAACATCAAAGCCAACGACTACGCCAACGCTGTCCTCCAG GCTTTATCCAACGTTCCACCAttgaggaattattttttgGAGGAGGAGAACTACAAGAGCATCCAGCGCCCGCCCGGTGACATCATGTTCCTGCTGGTGCAGCGCTTCGGGGAGCTGATGCGGAAGCTGTGGAACCCCCGGAACTTCAAAGCGCATGTCTCGCCCCACGAGATGCTGCAGGCCGTGGTCCTCTGCAGCAAGAAGAACTTCCAGATCACCAAGCAAG GCGACGGGGTGGACTTCCTCTCCTGGTTCTTGAACGCGCTGCACTCGGCCCTGGGCGGCacgaagaagaagaagaaaa CCATCGTCACCGATGTCTTCCAGGGCTCCATGCGCATTTTCACCAAAAAACTGCCTCACCCGGATCTG CCGGCCGAGGAGAAGGCGCAGCTTCTGCAGAACACCGAGTACCAGGAGATGATGGTGGAATCCACCTTCATGTACCTGACGTTGGACCTTCCCACCGCCCCGCTCTACAAGGATGAGAAGGAGCAGCTCATCATCCCCCAGGTCCCCCTCTTCAGCATCTTGGCCAAATTCAACGGCGCCACCGAGAAGGAGTACAAGACCTACAAGGAGAACTTTCTCAAGCGCTTCCAGCTCACCAAGCTGCCTCCCTACCTCATCTTCTGCATCAAGCGCTTCACGAAGAACAACTTCTTCGTGGAGAAAAACCCCACCATCGTCAACTTCCCCATCAC GAACGTGGACCTGCGGGAGTACCTGTCGGAGGAGGTGCAGGCGGCACACACCAACACTACCTACGACCTCATTGCCAACATCGTGCACGACGGGAAACCCTCCGAGGGCTCTTACCGCATCCACGTGCTGCACCAC GGCACCGGGAAGTGGTACGAGCTGCAGGACCTGCAGGTGACCGACATCTTGCCGCAGATGATCACCCTCTCGGAGGCGTACATCCAG ATCTGGAAGCGGCGCGAGGAGGACGAGACGAACCAACAAGGCGCCTGA
- the USP39 gene encoding U4/U6.U5 tri-snRNP-associated protein 2 isoform X1: protein MRSIEEAAAAALPVGRGRAFCACAVGTDGRSGPAPSTPRLRHAASASAHCGPRACAVGGMSSRGKREREARAAPRGPGGGGSSSSSSSSSSRGSSRSRREGEAERSRGRREAERDRGRREAAEPGLALPLPVDPARIKREPGTGSWGGSATPAGPVRVKREREPDGDSDPEPEPTVRYGRFDPEDQRSRHCPYLDTINKSVLDFDFEKLCSISLSHINVYACLVCGKYFQGRGLKSHAYIHSVQFSHHVFLNLHTLKFYCLPDNYEIIDSSLEDITYVLKPTFTAQQITNLDKQAKLSRAYDGTTYLPGIVGLNNIKANDYANAVLQALSNVPPLRNYFLEEENYKSIQRPPGDIMFLLVQRFGELMRKLWNPRNFKAHVSPHEMLQAVVLCSKKNFQITKQGDGVDFLSWFLNALHSALGGTKKKKKTIVTDVFQGSMRIFTKKLPHPDLPAEEKAQLLQNTEYQEMMVESTFMYLTLDLPTAPLYKDEKEQLIIPQVPLFSILAKFNGATEKEYKTYKENFLKRFQLTKLPPYLIFCIKRFTKNNFFVEKNPTIVNFPITNVDLREYLSEEVQAAHTNTTYDLIANIVHDGKPSEGSYRIHVLHHGTGKWYELQDLQVTDILPQMITLSEAYIQIWKRREEDETNQQGA, encoded by the exons ATGCGCAGTATCGAggaagcggcggcggccgccctgCCGGTTGGCCGCGGTCGCGCCTTCTGCGCATGTGCTGTCGGGACAGACGGGCGGTCCGGCCCCGCCCCTTCCACACCGCGCCTGCGCCATGCCGCCTCCGCGTCTGCGCACTGCGGCCCCCGCGCCTGCGCAGTGGGCGGGATGTCGAGCCGCGGGAAGCGGGAGCGGGAGGCccgggcggccccgcggggcccgggcggcggcgggtcctcctcctcctcctcctcctcctcatcgCGGGGCTCGTCGCGGAGCCGCCGGGAGGGGGAGGCGGAGCGTtcccgggggcggcgggaggcggagCGGGAccgcgggcggcgggaggcggcggagcCGGGCCTGGCCCTCCCGCTGCCGGTGGATCCCGCCCGTATCAAGCGGGAACCGGGCACCGGGTCCTGGGGGGGCTCCGCTACCCCCGCCGGCCCCGTGCGGGTCAAGCGTGAGCGTGAGCCTGATGGTGACTCCGATCCGGAGCCCGAACCCACCG TGCGCTATGGCCGTTTCGACCCCGAGGACCAGCGCAGCCGGCACTGCCCCTACCTGGACACCATCAACAA GAGTGTCCTGGATTTTGATTTCGAGAAGCTCTGCTCCATCTCGCTGTCCCACATCAATGTCTACGCCTGCCTCGTCTGTGGGAAGTACTTCCAGG GCCGCGGGCTGAAGTCTCACGCCTACATCCACAGCGTCCAGTTCAGCCACCATGTCTTCCTCAACCTCCACACCCTCAAGTTTTACTGCCTCCCTGATAACTACGAGATCATCGACTCCTCGCTGGAGGACATCACG TACGTGCTGAAGCCCACCTTCACTGCGCAGCAGATCACCAACCTGGACAAGCAGGCCAAGCTCTCCCGTGCATACGACGGCACCACGTACCTGCCCGGCATCGTGGGGCTCAACAACATCAAAGCCAACGACTACGCCAACGCTGTCCTCCAG GCTTTATCCAACGTTCCACCAttgaggaattattttttgGAGGAGGAGAACTACAAGAGCATCCAGCGCCCGCCCGGTGACATCATGTTCCTGCTGGTGCAGCGCTTCGGGGAGCTGATGCGGAAGCTGTGGAACCCCCGGAACTTCAAAGCGCATGTCTCGCCCCACGAGATGCTGCAGGCCGTGGTCCTCTGCAGCAAGAAGAACTTCCAGATCACCAAGCAAG GCGACGGGGTGGACTTCCTCTCCTGGTTCTTGAACGCGCTGCACTCGGCCCTGGGCGGCacgaagaagaagaagaaaa CCATCGTCACCGATGTCTTCCAGGGCTCCATGCGCATTTTCACCAAAAAACTGCCTCACCCGGATCTG CCGGCCGAGGAGAAGGCGCAGCTTCTGCAGAACACCGAGTACCAGGAGATGATGGTGGAATCCACCTTCATGTACCTGACGTTGGACCTTCCCACCGCCCCGCTCTACAAGGATGAGAAGGAGCAGCTCATCATCCCCCAGGTCCCCCTCTTCAGCATCTTGGCCAAATTCAACGGCGCCACCGAGAAGGAGTACAAGACCTACAAGGAGAACTTTCTCAAGCGCTTCCAGCTCACCAAGCTGCCTCCCTACCTCATCTTCTGCATCAAGCGCTTCACGAAGAACAACTTCTTCGTGGAGAAAAACCCCACCATCGTCAACTTCCCCATCAC GAACGTGGACCTGCGGGAGTACCTGTCGGAGGAGGTGCAGGCGGCACACACCAACACTACCTACGACCTCATTGCCAACATCGTGCACGACGGGAAACCCTCCGAGGGCTCTTACCGCATCCACGTGCTGCACCAC GGCACCGGGAAGTGGTACGAGCTGCAGGACCTGCAGGTGACCGACATCTTGCCGCAGATGATCACCCTCTCGGAGGCGTACATCCAG ATCTGGAAGCGGCGCGAGGAGGACGAGACGAACCAACAAGGCGCCTGA